The Rhododendron vialii isolate Sample 1 chromosome 8a, ASM3025357v1 genome has a window encoding:
- the LOC131336118 gene encoding transcription termination factor MTERF5, chloroplastic-like isoform X1 yields the protein MQTFPAIRSSDLSSLPGAGAAFFIPRTQLTFPKKLFFCHAKYAESGNAGLHNLIVAPANPLVAEKEEAKAVLTLFLKKRGLSNAVAAITVDKSGLFIDHLVSRLHSVHKNRYLGGSRQELTTLEIRNALNPYLETLYEEFGDILVDVVENFPNPATEERSAENLSIPSLEEEPVVPVSAPITTLNSKKLKALARLTDDGLTGKPPPHIIYLTALGMEIEVIKEVTSKFPSFAYYSLDRKIKPVVEVLLDLGIPKSDIPTILSKRPHLCGVRETEKLLIPTLTYLKNLGMDKKQLIKAIRRFPALLTCSRQKLESSIDLLYELGLPAENLGKVLTRGPQILGLSVETLKARAKYFHSLGVDVGSLLYRHPTIFALNIETHLKPLMEFFLERGFSTSDIASMISRFGSLYTFSLSNNIMPKWEFFSTMCYPKSDLVKFPQYFGYSLELRIKRRYAIMRESGVTLSLHRLLRLSDADLDEVLKQKMEKHVG from the exons ATGCAAACTTTCCCTGCCATAAGGTCCTCCGACCTTTCATCTCTACCAGGAGCAGGAGCAGCTTTTTTCATACCCAG GACTCAACTCACTTTTCCCAAAAAGTTGTTCTTCTGCCACGCTAAATACG CTGAATCGGGTAACGCAGGGTTGCACAACTTAATAGTTGCACCTGCAAATCCATTAGTTGCGGAGAAGGAAGAAGCCAAGGCTGTATTGACCTTGTTTTTGAAGAAACGAGGTTTGAGCAATGCGGTTGCAGCAATAACTGTCGACAAATCAGGACTTTTTATCGATCACCTTGTTTCAAGGCTTCATTCTGTTCATAAAAATCGGTATCTGGGAGGTTCAA GGCAAGAGCTTACAACTCTTGAGATCAGGAATGCTTTAAATCCATACCTTGAAACCCTCTACGAGGAGTTTGGAGACATTCTAGTAGATGtagttgaaaattttccaaatccaGCCACTGAAGAAAGATCGGCAGAAAATTTATCAATCCCGTCTTTGGAAGAAGAACCGGTTGTGCCAGTTTCAGCCCCTATTACCACCCTCAACTCCAAGAAGTTAAAAGCCTTGGCGAGATTGACTGACGACGGTCTCACTGGGAAGCCACCTCCACATATTATCTACCTCACAGCACTTGGCATGGAAATTGAGGTGATCAAAGAAGTGACAAGCAAGTTTCCTTCCTTTGCTTACTACAGCTTGGATAGGAAAATTAAACCTGTGGTTGAAGTCCTACTTGATCTTGGGATACCTAAATCCGATATCCCCACCATTCTCAGCAAAAGGCCCCATCTATGTGGAGTCCGTGAGACAGAAAAATTATTAATACCCACTTTGACGTATTTAAAGAACTTGGGCATGGACAAGAAACAGTTGATAAAGGCAATTCGTCGATTCCCTGCACTTCTCACTTGTAGCAGGCAGAAGTTGGAATCAAGTATTGATCTGCTTTATGAATTGGGGCTTCCAGCTGAAAACCTGGGTAAGGTTCTAACGCGTGGTCCGCAGATCTTAGGTTTGAGTGTGGAGACTCTAAAGGCTAGAGCAAAGTATTTCCATTCGCTTGGGGTTGATGTTGGCAGTCTTCTCTACAGACATCCGACAATTTTTGCTCTAAACATCGAGACCCATTTGAAACCTTTGATGGAGTTTTTCTTGGAGAGAGGATTCAGTACTTCGGATATAGCATCAATGATTTCCAGGTTTGGAAGTCTGTATACTTTTAGCTTGTCAAACAATATTATGCCCAAGTGGGAGTTTTTTTCGACAATGTGCTACCCGAAATCTGATCTGGTTAAATTTCCTCAGTATTTTGGGTACAGTTTGGAGCTAAGGATTAAACGTAGGTATGCAATAATGAGGGAAAGTGGAGTAACGTTGTCTCTGCATCGGTTACTCCGTCTTTCGGATGCTGACTTGGATGaggttttgaaacaaaaaatggagaaacATGTTGGATGA
- the LOC131336118 gene encoding transcription termination factor MTERF5, chloroplastic-like isoform X4 — protein sequence MQTFPAIRSSDLSSLPGAGAAFFIPRTQLTFPKKLFFCHAKYAESGNAGLHNLIVAPANPLVAEKEEAKAVLTLFLKKRGQELTTLEIRNALNPYLETLYEEFGDILVDVVENFPNPATEERSAENLSIPSLEEEPVVPVSAPITTLNSKKLKALARLTDDGLTGKPPPHIIYLTALGMEIEVIKEVTSKFPSFAYYSLDRKIKPVVEVLLDLGIPKSDIPTILSKRPHLCGVRETEKLLIPTLTYLKNLGMDKKQLIKAIRRFPALLTCSRQKLESSIDLLYELGLPAENLGKVLTRGPQILGLSVETLKARAKYFHSLGVDVGSLLYRHPTIFALNIETHLKPLMEFFLERGFSTSDIASMISRFGSLYTFSLSNNIMPKWEFFSTMCYPKSDLVKFPQYFGYSLELRIKRRYAIMRESGVTLSLHRLLRLSDADLDEVLKQKMEKHVG from the exons ATGCAAACTTTCCCTGCCATAAGGTCCTCCGACCTTTCATCTCTACCAGGAGCAGGAGCAGCTTTTTTCATACCCAG GACTCAACTCACTTTTCCCAAAAAGTTGTTCTTCTGCCACGCTAAATACG CTGAATCGGGTAACGCAGGGTTGCACAACTTAATAGTTGCACCTGCAAATCCATTAGTTGCGGAGAAGGAAGAAGCCAAGGCTGTATTGACCTTGTTTTTGAAGAAACGAG GGCAAGAGCTTACAACTCTTGAGATCAGGAATGCTTTAAATCCATACCTTGAAACCCTCTACGAGGAGTTTGGAGACATTCTAGTAGATGtagttgaaaattttccaaatccaGCCACTGAAGAAAGATCGGCAGAAAATTTATCAATCCCGTCTTTGGAAGAAGAACCGGTTGTGCCAGTTTCAGCCCCTATTACCACCCTCAACTCCAAGAAGTTAAAAGCCTTGGCGAGATTGACTGACGACGGTCTCACTGGGAAGCCACCTCCACATATTATCTACCTCACAGCACTTGGCATGGAAATTGAGGTGATCAAAGAAGTGACAAGCAAGTTTCCTTCCTTTGCTTACTACAGCTTGGATAGGAAAATTAAACCTGTGGTTGAAGTCCTACTTGATCTTGGGATACCTAAATCCGATATCCCCACCATTCTCAGCAAAAGGCCCCATCTATGTGGAGTCCGTGAGACAGAAAAATTATTAATACCCACTTTGACGTATTTAAAGAACTTGGGCATGGACAAGAAACAGTTGATAAAGGCAATTCGTCGATTCCCTGCACTTCTCACTTGTAGCAGGCAGAAGTTGGAATCAAGTATTGATCTGCTTTATGAATTGGGGCTTCCAGCTGAAAACCTGGGTAAGGTTCTAACGCGTGGTCCGCAGATCTTAGGTTTGAGTGTGGAGACTCTAAAGGCTAGAGCAAAGTATTTCCATTCGCTTGGGGTTGATGTTGGCAGTCTTCTCTACAGACATCCGACAATTTTTGCTCTAAACATCGAGACCCATTTGAAACCTTTGATGGAGTTTTTCTTGGAGAGAGGATTCAGTACTTCGGATATAGCATCAATGATTTCCAGGTTTGGAAGTCTGTATACTTTTAGCTTGTCAAACAATATTATGCCCAAGTGGGAGTTTTTTTCGACAATGTGCTACCCGAAATCTGATCTGGTTAAATTTCCTCAGTATTTTGGGTACAGTTTGGAGCTAAGGATTAAACGTAGGTATGCAATAATGAGGGAAAGTGGAGTAACGTTGTCTCTGCATCGGTTACTCCGTCTTTCGGATGCTGACTTGGATGaggttttgaaacaaaaaatggagaaacATGTTGGATGA
- the LOC131336118 gene encoding transcription termination factor MTERF5, chloroplastic-like isoform X3 translates to MQTFPAIRSSDLSSLPGAGAAFFIPRTQLTFPKKLFFCHAKYAESGNAGLHNLIVAPANPLVAEKEEAKAVLTLFLKKRGLSNAVAAITVDKSGLFIDHLVSRLHSVHKNRYLGQELTTLEIRNALNPYLETLYEEFGDILVDVVENFPNPATEERSAENLSIPSLEEEPVVPVSAPITTLNSKKLKALARLTDDGLTGKPPPHIIYLTALGMEIEVIKEVTSKFPSFAYYSLDRKIKPVVEVLLDLGIPKSDIPTILSKRPHLCGVRETEKLLIPTLTYLKNLGMDKKQLIKAIRRFPALLTCSRQKLESSIDLLYELGLPAENLGKVLTRGPQILGLSVETLKARAKYFHSLGVDVGSLLYRHPTIFALNIETHLKPLMEFFLERGFSTSDIASMISRFGSLYTFSLSNNIMPKWEFFSTMCYPKSDLVKFPQYFGYSLELRIKRRYAIMRESGVTLSLHRLLRLSDADLDEVLKQKMEKHVG, encoded by the exons ATGCAAACTTTCCCTGCCATAAGGTCCTCCGACCTTTCATCTCTACCAGGAGCAGGAGCAGCTTTTTTCATACCCAG GACTCAACTCACTTTTCCCAAAAAGTTGTTCTTCTGCCACGCTAAATACG CTGAATCGGGTAACGCAGGGTTGCACAACTTAATAGTTGCACCTGCAAATCCATTAGTTGCGGAGAAGGAAGAAGCCAAGGCTGTATTGACCTTGTTTTTGAAGAAACGAGGTTTGAGCAATGCGGTTGCAGCAATAACTGTCGACAAATCAGGACTTTTTATCGATCACCTTGTTTCAAGGCTTCATTCTGTTCATAAAAATCGGTATCT AGGGCAAGAGCTTACAACTCTTGAGATCAGGAATGCTTTAAATCCATACCTTGAAACCCTCTACGAGGAGTTTGGAGACATTCTAGTAGATGtagttgaaaattttccaaatccaGCCACTGAAGAAAGATCGGCAGAAAATTTATCAATCCCGTCTTTGGAAGAAGAACCGGTTGTGCCAGTTTCAGCCCCTATTACCACCCTCAACTCCAAGAAGTTAAAAGCCTTGGCGAGATTGACTGACGACGGTCTCACTGGGAAGCCACCTCCACATATTATCTACCTCACAGCACTTGGCATGGAAATTGAGGTGATCAAAGAAGTGACAAGCAAGTTTCCTTCCTTTGCTTACTACAGCTTGGATAGGAAAATTAAACCTGTGGTTGAAGTCCTACTTGATCTTGGGATACCTAAATCCGATATCCCCACCATTCTCAGCAAAAGGCCCCATCTATGTGGAGTCCGTGAGACAGAAAAATTATTAATACCCACTTTGACGTATTTAAAGAACTTGGGCATGGACAAGAAACAGTTGATAAAGGCAATTCGTCGATTCCCTGCACTTCTCACTTGTAGCAGGCAGAAGTTGGAATCAAGTATTGATCTGCTTTATGAATTGGGGCTTCCAGCTGAAAACCTGGGTAAGGTTCTAACGCGTGGTCCGCAGATCTTAGGTTTGAGTGTGGAGACTCTAAAGGCTAGAGCAAAGTATTTCCATTCGCTTGGGGTTGATGTTGGCAGTCTTCTCTACAGACATCCGACAATTTTTGCTCTAAACATCGAGACCCATTTGAAACCTTTGATGGAGTTTTTCTTGGAGAGAGGATTCAGTACTTCGGATATAGCATCAATGATTTCCAGGTTTGGAAGTCTGTATACTTTTAGCTTGTCAAACAATATTATGCCCAAGTGGGAGTTTTTTTCGACAATGTGCTACCCGAAATCTGATCTGGTTAAATTTCCTCAGTATTTTGGGTACAGTTTGGAGCTAAGGATTAAACGTAGGTATGCAATAATGAGGGAAAGTGGAGTAACGTTGTCTCTGCATCGGTTACTCCGTCTTTCGGATGCTGACTTGGATGaggttttgaaacaaaaaatggagaaacATGTTGGATGA
- the LOC131336118 gene encoding transcription termination factor MTERF5, chloroplastic-like isoform X2 → MQTFPAIRSSDLSSLPGAGAAFFIPRTQLTFPKKLFFCHAKYAESGNAGLHNLIVAPANPLVAEKEEAKAVLTLFLKKRGLSNAVAAITVDKSGLFIDHLVSRLHSVHKNRYLGGQELTTLEIRNALNPYLETLYEEFGDILVDVVENFPNPATEERSAENLSIPSLEEEPVVPVSAPITTLNSKKLKALARLTDDGLTGKPPPHIIYLTALGMEIEVIKEVTSKFPSFAYYSLDRKIKPVVEVLLDLGIPKSDIPTILSKRPHLCGVRETEKLLIPTLTYLKNLGMDKKQLIKAIRRFPALLTCSRQKLESSIDLLYELGLPAENLGKVLTRGPQILGLSVETLKARAKYFHSLGVDVGSLLYRHPTIFALNIETHLKPLMEFFLERGFSTSDIASMISRFGSLYTFSLSNNIMPKWEFFSTMCYPKSDLVKFPQYFGYSLELRIKRRYAIMRESGVTLSLHRLLRLSDADLDEVLKQKMEKHVG, encoded by the exons ATGCAAACTTTCCCTGCCATAAGGTCCTCCGACCTTTCATCTCTACCAGGAGCAGGAGCAGCTTTTTTCATACCCAG GACTCAACTCACTTTTCCCAAAAAGTTGTTCTTCTGCCACGCTAAATACG CTGAATCGGGTAACGCAGGGTTGCACAACTTAATAGTTGCACCTGCAAATCCATTAGTTGCGGAGAAGGAAGAAGCCAAGGCTGTATTGACCTTGTTTTTGAAGAAACGAGGTTTGAGCAATGCGGTTGCAGCAATAACTGTCGACAAATCAGGACTTTTTATCGATCACCTTGTTTCAAGGCTTCATTCTGTTCATAAAAATCGGTATCTGGGAG GGCAAGAGCTTACAACTCTTGAGATCAGGAATGCTTTAAATCCATACCTTGAAACCCTCTACGAGGAGTTTGGAGACATTCTAGTAGATGtagttgaaaattttccaaatccaGCCACTGAAGAAAGATCGGCAGAAAATTTATCAATCCCGTCTTTGGAAGAAGAACCGGTTGTGCCAGTTTCAGCCCCTATTACCACCCTCAACTCCAAGAAGTTAAAAGCCTTGGCGAGATTGACTGACGACGGTCTCACTGGGAAGCCACCTCCACATATTATCTACCTCACAGCACTTGGCATGGAAATTGAGGTGATCAAAGAAGTGACAAGCAAGTTTCCTTCCTTTGCTTACTACAGCTTGGATAGGAAAATTAAACCTGTGGTTGAAGTCCTACTTGATCTTGGGATACCTAAATCCGATATCCCCACCATTCTCAGCAAAAGGCCCCATCTATGTGGAGTCCGTGAGACAGAAAAATTATTAATACCCACTTTGACGTATTTAAAGAACTTGGGCATGGACAAGAAACAGTTGATAAAGGCAATTCGTCGATTCCCTGCACTTCTCACTTGTAGCAGGCAGAAGTTGGAATCAAGTATTGATCTGCTTTATGAATTGGGGCTTCCAGCTGAAAACCTGGGTAAGGTTCTAACGCGTGGTCCGCAGATCTTAGGTTTGAGTGTGGAGACTCTAAAGGCTAGAGCAAAGTATTTCCATTCGCTTGGGGTTGATGTTGGCAGTCTTCTCTACAGACATCCGACAATTTTTGCTCTAAACATCGAGACCCATTTGAAACCTTTGATGGAGTTTTTCTTGGAGAGAGGATTCAGTACTTCGGATATAGCATCAATGATTTCCAGGTTTGGAAGTCTGTATACTTTTAGCTTGTCAAACAATATTATGCCCAAGTGGGAGTTTTTTTCGACAATGTGCTACCCGAAATCTGATCTGGTTAAATTTCCTCAGTATTTTGGGTACAGTTTGGAGCTAAGGATTAAACGTAGGTATGCAATAATGAGGGAAAGTGGAGTAACGTTGTCTCTGCATCGGTTACTCCGTCTTTCGGATGCTGACTTGGATGaggttttgaaacaaaaaatggagaaacATGTTGGATGA